ttttgttcggagattttctttttaaaattcaaaccaaactaatattaaacaatttattaaatttagtaCCATAAACaaatagatttttcaaaaaagaaaaacgtTAATCAATTTCTATATAAATCATTCAAACTTCAATATTAGATTTACtattttgaattatgaaaattcATGTCAATATAAgactcaataataaaaataaaaatagttagtatttaaaatatcttCCTTATcaaattagaattagaattacTTTTTTGTAAGGTTTTAggacaaaaagaaataaataaatccaTATATAactaggaaaagaaaaaatcgCCATAACGCTTTCTATATAAACCTCCTACAAACAATCGAaaccttattaattaatactccatctaagtttttattttaatcgGTGTTTGAAGGTGAGTTATTTCTTCGTTTCATTTTTCTTGCAAATCAATTAGTGTTCAACGACTTATTTGATactgaataaattatttatacatattactAGTATGTTCTTAAcgtttttaatgaatttaatttcCTATCCGTATACTAtgaaagattttgaaaatttaatcacGTTTCTTTTGAACTTTTTAGAGTGAGTTGCTTCACTTTTTGATTATTGGTTAGTTTGGAGGGTTatctttgattatttttttcctatttgttttgttatatttttcttgAGCCGAGTGTCTATTGAATATTTTCACCAGATCTCTATATTGTGAAATTACACttgatatattattgttgtAGTTTTACGCAAGGTAGGTTAgttaattgatatatatatatatatatatatccaattTTTAAGGTGTATAcgaatttaaatattatattttttttagcaatTGAATTCTTGATGTTTcacaattttattgaaaatttgccttctaaaaatttgattttttttctttgttttcagcTCTCTGATTGTCCAATCAGCAAACGACGATTTCTATTTGgattataaattaaagttttttcaTATACAACAATATACATGGTTgatacaaattttgaaattccaACTTCTTTTGATCCTGAGGACCAAATCCCAAGGAGTTTCGATCCGTTCGCGGAGTCGAAGGACTTAGGTACCCGTGGAACAAATAAAGAGTATGTCCATATTCGTGTACAACAAAGGAATGGTAAAAAAAGTTGGACAATGATTGAAGGTCTGAATAAGGATATTAATTGCGAAAAATTACTTAAAGACCTCAAAAAAGAGTATTGCTGCAATGGGACGATTATCCATGACAAGGAACTTGGAAAAGTGATACAATTACAGGGCGATCAACGCAAAAACGTATCACAATTCCTTCACAAGGCTGATATTGTTAAGAAGGAACAAATCAAGGTTCAtggtttttaaaagttttatagGCATAATATTGTGTTTTTGAGGGATTTTTTGCTATTTAATTGTGTTGGTTGTTGTTTTCTCTTTGAGATTTTATAATGAAACTTTATTCCATTAATATATTTAGCTTTCTTTGTACTTTTGGCATTCGTAGATGAATTGAAGTTTATAGACCTTTATATAATGATTAgaaaatatttagtaaatgttttgatacacatatatacatagagttaataaaaaattattgaattttagtAACCAACACAAGTTGCTAAATGCTCAAATATTGTTATTGTACCATGTACATTCATATTGATAGGGAACTCTCTCGAAGTAAAGAGAATAATCTAAACTGAGTTAGATATCGTTTTGTCTTATAATTGTATCTTATCGTTCCAGGATATCCCTAGCTTATAACATATTAATAGAAACAAAGACAATCTTTTACAACATTCTTTTATCGTAAAATTACACTATatagatagaaaaaaaattatttatatataattaccatatataacacatttttcattataattgcCATCGTAGCACGCGTGTATATTAGAGTAGCACACAATAAATGGGCCTAAATATTATCCTCACGATTTTTGGGCCTATATGGGCCTTAGGAAGTGTAGCCCATATAAATATTCCGATAATATTCCGCCATAATAACAAAAGGAAGCGTATATTAAGCCAATAAGGTAACAGAAGCAAAAATATAGCAAGCAGAATCGGGAAAATGACGTGGGCCGCCGCCGCAGCAAGTCGCTTTCAAATTCCGGCAATGGATGTCGCCGCCCTACGCAGAAGAGCTCCGGTAGTGTTCGGAGTTGGCTGTGTATCAATTGCTGGGGCAAAGTTTTGTGGTTCTTCATCTGCTCGATCAAAACCCTTCGCTTGCTTAAGCATTTCCACTGATGCCAGTAAGTTCCTTCAACCACCATAACATGGAATTTTATCTGTTTGCGTGATTTTTCGTTTTTTTTAATGATGGACGCAAATAGTTTGGATTGAAAACTAAGTTGATTGATGTATTTTGGGATTTTCTTAGCTGACTGATGAGTGTTGTTGCTTCTGAGTGGTTATAGAggatatatgtatattatactCAGACCTATTTGGATTTGAGGCATAGTTTTTGACGTCGTGCTACAGAAATATTGTGATTTTGACGTTTTTTTTGGATTTAGTTCTAGCTAATACGCAGTGATTTCCGAATTGAGTAATGagttaaacttaaattaaagtaaaaagaaaaagttttctAGTTTTATAAGTGTTctctttaaaaaagaaaatggattCGATACAATTCAACAGAATCTAAGAAATGATCAAAATAGAAATGATTTTCGAATTTGATTCTATAAAAATTTCTGTTTCATTTTTGAATGAAGTTAGACGATACAACTCTTATTTTGAGCTTAGAGTTTAGTTTGAAATTTGTTCGTAGATTATAATGAGTAAAGCAATTTGTTGCCAATCCACTTATTATAATCGATTATCTGTAATTAGCTTTAAGTAGTTCGTTAATGAGTAAAACTTAAACCATAACCACTTAATTTGTTATTGAATAGTCAAGCATTATATCTAGAAAAAATGTACAAGGGTATAGAGGAAATTCTCTCGTACACACATTATCCAATTTTTGGTATCTTAACTATTTCTCGAAGATTTTCTTAACCTTAGTAATGAACATTTGTTGTATGTCATTAGGTATAAAGGAGGCTGTTCACACTGAAAAGGCTCCGGCAGCACTGGGGCCATACTCTCAAGCCATCAAAGCTAATAATTTTGTATTCGTCTCTGGATGTCTGGGTCTTATTCCAGAGGTTTGTGCTATTATCGTATCAGCTATTGTAAATGCTTAACATCATAAGCTTGAAACATTCTGTGTACTAGTTCTATCATTTGTCTTTGCTTTTTTCTATCTTTAACTAACTTATGATTGAATGCAGACCGGGAAGTTTGTCTCAGAAAGTGTGGAGGATCAAACAGAGCAGGTATTTTGGTAGTCAGTCGTGATAAGAATATCCATTTCAGTACTTGAAAGTTGTGTCTCCACTTAGTCATTATTGAATACATTTTTTGATTCAAACTTATCTAGGAAGCTCACATGTGGTGTAGTGTTGCATGGCTCTTTTCTCTTGTAAAACATTCTTATTGCCTACAGCTGTAAAGCTTGTGAAGAAGTGTGATGCCAAAAAGTAGATTTCTACGCTTAATCCCAAATAGTGGTaggtaaaaaattgaaaattgaaactgTCTTCAGCTTTAAAGATCTACTTGAAGATATCATTGCCATGACAATTGTAGGTGCTTTTTTAATACTCTATTATGTCTATGTCAACCCTCAATTCTGAGTAGTCGTGCATTACTAATTGTCCGGTTCTAAGTTACGTGATATACAGAGGTAGCTAAATTCCATAATCATGTCGAATAATTTGACCTTTGCATTTTACGGGATAAGACCAAATGAGAGTTTGTTTGAAGATGTTAAACAGGAAAGATGATAGACAGCCAGGAAGGCGCAGACCCAACTTCACAAATTGTTCTCTGCATCTACTTTCACTCTCCAATTTTCCAccaaaaaaaaacccaaaaagagTAGATAGCTGACAAATAACAGCTCTTGATTTTAGTTTGATATTTGGGTTGTCAGTAATCCGTCGTTTTAGTTAAAAAATGCTGACTCTAAGATTTTAAGATATTACATTGATTTCCAGGTTCTCAAGAATATGGGGGAGATACTTAAAGCAAGTGGTGTTAGCTACTCCTCAGTTGTTAAGACAACTATCTTGTatgatctttttttctttcttcttccacCCCCTAGGGTTTTTGCTCTCATGGtagtcttgattattttttggatgCTTCTCTCTCTACAGGTTAGCTGATCTGAATGACTTCAAGAAAGTGAATGAGATTTATGCAAAATGTGAGTCATGATATTGggagttaaattttttatactatACTTTCTTTGCTTTGCAACATTCCATCAGTATGAGCTTATATTCTTCCCTCTGCTTACTACACTGAactaaaatcaaagaaaaacgTGAACGGATTTAAGAACAATAAAAGTGGATGCATTGCATATCATACTTCTTATTTGTTTGCATGAAGGGTCATTCTACGTCCTTTTTGGATATCATAGAGATCGTGCCTGAAACAATCAAAGGTCTACTGTTGTGCTCATGCATTTGATTTAGAGCATTGTTTACGGCATGGGTTGATTCGTTCTTATTTTTTGGAAGAAACCATGAGCCTGACCATATATACACGGATGATGTAATTAAACCTTTTGTCGACAATAATTGTGACATTGTATCACTTGCATGCTACTTTTTCATTTGAGCTAGTCCCCTGTTAGTAACTAGACTTATGTTGCAGATTTTCAAGCTCCTGCACCAGCTCGGGCAACTTATCAGGTAGCAGCACTGCCAATGAATGCAAGGATTGAAATTGAGTGCATAGCAGCATTATGATTCTCCCTTACCTATTCATTCAACAACTTATTAGACCTCGAAAAGGAGAAAGTCTGCTGACTTCCTAGCCTACATTCGTAGATTTAATAAGCCTGGAGTTAGCTACTAGTCCAGGAGCCCTTGTCTAACTTCGCGGAGCTGAGAATAAACTTTATTTAAGAACGTATTGTAACTGATCTGCATGAGtattacatatacaattgtGCTACTCTATTGGGAAGAACAAACTTGGTTATATTTTGGCCCTACTGTGTATCCTGTTTAGTCTTTCCTcaatcctttttcttttatttttttgaagtgaCTAAATCATTTCTTATGTGTTGATGCAATTGAATTTGAGGCCTAATTTCAGCTCTTTATAAACTACTCTTTGTTTatattgaacaaaatataatgttttTAATGACATAGTAAGTATGTTGTGAGTAAAATATAATCCtttacaatttaaatatataGATTTCGTATGATTTTTTGcaaattataaaacaaaaaataaatttgtgaaaGATTATGAACAAGTTCCAAAACAATGATGTATTTccgttattttttattaattggtcaagaaaaaaaaaagagataaaatattCCTAAGTTTAGGTATATATACACTTCGCAGTAACTAATCAGTCAATGAGATTCACGATGAAGATATTGCTATACCTTTTGACGGTTATTCTGTTCATCGCCGGAACTGTACTTGCCGGCGATTATGTCCGACCGCCGCCCCGGAAAACTCTCCATTTTCCATGGGATCCGAAACCTTCTTCGCAACCTCAGCAGGTATAAATTATCAATGAAGTTAAATGATTCTGCCTTTTACCTGGTTAATTATGTTCTAGCCTGTTGCTGGTAGGAGTTGGTAGGTAATAGTGTGTAATTAGTGGGTGCAATCTGGCTGggacacaaaaaaaattaaaatttagtagGGTTTTGGATAtgaatttggttatttttgaagaaataagTATTTGAACTAAGTTGAAGAATAAGTATGGGAATTTGaaagttgaagttttgtttggacatgtaTTCTCCCATTACCTTGTTAATTATGTGGACTTAAAAGTTCATTTCTTCTGTTTATTACTCTGATTTTGCTTGAATTTTCATTTCGTTAAGCTGGACTTGGAACCAGCTTGCTGCAGTCTGCGGAGGTCATATAGGGGGAGTTTGGTTACATCTTGCTCGTTGTGAACAATACCAACATATCCAGTGTAATATCACAAGTGGGGTTTGGGAGGGTAGAGCATTAGAGTGTACAGAGACCTTAGCGTACCTTGTAGTATTAGAGAGATTGTTTTCTATAGACCCTCGGCTTAAAATAAAGCATTTCCAAGGAGTTTGAAAAAGGGAATACAAAAATGAAAGCTGTAACTGCAACGAAGTAATGTGTAATGGGAGCAGTACACAACATACATTTCACGCTAGAGCTTTATTAATGTCGAGGGAAAATACGAGATAATTTTACTAATACTAAGTGTATGAATGAACTAAGGGGTTGTTTGGTATGATGGATGAGGGGAGATAATCTTGGGATTAGTTTTTTGTACTCAACCAAGCAAAGTATAGGTATTTCGAATAGTACATGGCCAAATTTAGACCTTTTCCCTTGTTAGAGTAAGTTTGTGTAAAGAAGAATTCGTAAATGATGAAGTTCTGTTAGTAGACTTTGAGTCTGTTTGGAGGTTGTCAGCATAGCCTTAGTGCGGAGGAATACAATAATACcagttcttttttaaaaaagaaccgTTGGCTTTAAGTACCTTGTGATCAATGCATCTGGTGGGAGACCAAGATTTAAATCCCAAGTAGAGC
The sequence above is a segment of the Solanum lycopersicum chromosome 10, SLM_r2.1 genome. Coding sequences within it:
- the LOC104649507 gene encoding protein translation factor SUI1 homolog, translated to MVDTNFEIPTSFDPEDQIPRSFDPFAESKDLGTRGTNKEYVHIRVQQRNGKKSWTMIEGLNKDINCEKLLKDLKKEYCCNGTIIHDKELGKVIQLQGDQRKNVSQFLHKADIVKKEQIKVHGF
- the CHRD gene encoding constitutive plastid-lipid associated protein, translating into MTWAAAAASRFQIPAMDVAALRRRAPVVFGVGCVSIAGAKFCGSSSARSKPFACLSISTDASIKEAVHTEKAPAALGPYSQAIKANNFVFVSGCLGLIPETGKFVSESVEDQTEQVLKNMGEILKASGVSYSSVVKTTILLADLNDFKKVNEIYAKYFQAPAPARATYQVAALPMNARIEIECIAAL